The sequence below is a genomic window from Salicibibacter cibarius.
TGGTGGTTCCGCGACAATGGGGTCAGCTCAACTCGGTTATGAAACTGGATTTTCAGGTGTTTGGTTTGTTTTTTCAATGGGACTGGGTATTACGCTATTTGGCCTTCTTTTACTTAACCGGGTGACTGGCTATAAATTAATGACCATTAGTGAGTTGCTAGGCAAGCTTTTTAATAACCAATCGAAATTGATTGGAGCGCTTGTGTCAGCTATATATGCTTTAATGGTAAGTGTTACTCAGGTGATTGCGATTGGTGCTCTTTTAAGTGCTATTTTTGACTGGAGGGCTTTCTTCGAGTAATCCGATACTATATGGTATCATCGTCAATATCATTGTCATGATCGTTTTATCATTGACAGATCGAGCGA
It includes:
- a CDS encoding sodium:solute symporter family transporter, which translates into the protein MTWIDFIIIILYFVVLIVVSIIGTIKARTSEMYILAGRNLGVFMLFGCMTAVFLGGSATMGSAQLGYETGFSGVWFVFSMGLGITLFGLLLLNRVTGYKLMTISELLGKLFNNQSKLIGALVSAIYALMVSVTQVIAIGALLSAIFDWRAFFE